One segment of Vibrio gazogenes DNA contains the following:
- a CDS encoding glutamate synthase subunit beta yields the protein MGKPTGFLEHGRELPAKVAPEVRIEHNREFVLNEEFGDKINTQASRCMDCGVPFCHSGCPIGNIIPEFNDAVYRNSWQEAWQILSSTNNFPEFTGRVCPAPCESACVLGINQDPITICNIEKTIVETAYREGYAQPKTPRSRTGKTIAIIGSGPSGLSAAEQLNSAGHTVTVYERDEKVGGLLRFGIPDFKLGMDVIDRKIELMRQAGIKFVVDAHIGVNINAQQLRQEYDVVLLTGGSTVPRDLPIPGRDLNGVYFAMQFLAQNNRRANNMDLKSEEIHAKGKHVVVIGGGDTGSDCVGTSNRHGAASITQVEIMPMPPEKRPANMPWPQYPMILRTSTSHEEGCERHWNILTKAFIGNEQGQVTGLKVADIVWQPAKAGERPSYEEVAGSERVMPCDMAFLAMGFLHPEPHGVLAQLDIELDERGNVATTDYQTNQAGVFAAGDMRTGQSLVVRCINEGRECARAIDTYLMGESNLEARADSLMRSA from the coding sequence ATGGGAAAACCAACTGGATTTTTAGAACATGGTCGGGAACTGCCCGCCAAAGTGGCACCGGAAGTCAGAATTGAACACAACCGGGAGTTTGTGCTCAATGAGGAGTTCGGTGACAAAATTAATACGCAGGCTTCTCGTTGTATGGATTGTGGTGTGCCCTTCTGCCACAGTGGCTGTCCGATCGGCAATATCATTCCTGAATTTAATGATGCGGTTTACCGCAACAGCTGGCAAGAAGCATGGCAGATCCTCAGTTCAACCAACAATTTCCCGGAATTTACCGGTCGCGTGTGTCCGGCGCCCTGTGAAAGTGCATGTGTGCTGGGTATCAATCAGGATCCGATTACCATTTGTAATATCGAGAAAACGATTGTCGAAACGGCTTATCGCGAAGGGTATGCCCAACCGAAAACCCCACGCAGCCGCACCGGCAAAACCATTGCGATTATCGGCTCCGGCCCGTCAGGATTATCTGCTGCCGAACAACTCAATAGTGCCGGTCACACCGTCACTGTGTATGAGCGGGATGAAAAAGTCGGTGGATTACTGCGCTTTGGGATCCCTGACTTTAAGCTGGGTATGGATGTCATTGATCGCAAGATCGAGTTGATGCGTCAGGCTGGTATCAAATTCGTCGTCGATGCGCATATTGGGGTCAACATCAATGCTCAGCAACTACGTCAGGAATATGACGTCGTACTGCTGACCGGTGGCTCCACCGTCCCTCGCGATCTGCCGATTCCGGGCCGAGACTTGAACGGTGTTTATTTTGCGATGCAGTTTCTTGCTCAAAATAATCGCCGCGCCAACAACATGGATCTCAAAAGCGAAGAAATCCACGCCAAAGGGAAACATGTGGTCGTGATCGGTGGTGGTGATACAGGCTCCGACTGTGTCGGGACCTCAAACCGTCACGGGGCAGCAAGCATTACTCAGGTTGAGATCATGCCGATGCCACCGGAGAAGCGTCCGGCGAATATGCCATGGCCGCAATATCCGATGATTCTGCGGACTTCAACCTCTCATGAAGAAGGATGTGAGCGTCACTGGAATATCCTGACCAAAGCATTTATCGGTAATGAGCAAGGTCAAGTGACGGGTTTGAAGGTTGCCGACATTGTCTGGCAACCCGCCAAGGCTGGTGAACGTCCGAGTTACGAAGAAGTGGCAGGCAGTGAACGGGTCATGCCGTGCGATATGGCATTTCTGGCAATGGGCTTTCTTCACCCTGAACCGCATGGCGTGTTGGCCCAATTGGATATTGAACTTGACGAACGTGGTAATGTGGCAACAACGGATTACCAAACTAATCAGGCTGGCGTATTCGCCGCTGGGGATATGCGTACCGGGCAATCACTAGTAGTGCGGTGTATCAATGAAGGACGCGAATGTGCCCGTGCCATTGATACCTATCTGATGGGTGAGAGTAACCTCGAAGCCAGAGCGGATTCTCTGATGCGTTCGGCCTAA
- a CDS encoding GGDEF domain-containing protein, translating into MSQLTWEHYTQLEIALGMGSIIAVLAGIALWMVYRRKVRHLHDMFVDVPCALLMVSRKNHQILFANALAQHALQLQIHGRLVQFSPWVSASQREYFSELIDKSYQEHSRQFIDWPVGEDHSVQIEFQVKDTVFQGQTAWMVQMLIHHERAEANEEQRTIRTDDLMQQLWDASPDAIAVIQDDGYCRSCNLSFAHLLGQDEMAQVTGQRLTWPAQEAPFFQQMFALTEQDIAAKQPIRYIDQLAREPRQWFDVVKSVYRSPATNQVLALVIIRDITAWYSGEPSAQLLNAHHIHSFDQLTGIVSRRRFDETLETLWHIHIREEQPLAVILCDVDCFESYNQHYGDEQGDETLCTVALALQRVISRSSDCIARYDGDRFAFILPNTHIDGACWVAEKIHSEFKQIQLPHPVSDVSNHVTVSMGIVSLVPKTDELSEQFVAYAEQALHQAKMQGRNRTCIYYESLGRR; encoded by the coding sequence ATGTCGCAGTTGACATGGGAGCATTATACTCAGCTGGAAATTGCGCTTGGTATGGGGAGTATCATTGCTGTACTCGCCGGGATTGCCTTATGGATGGTATACCGTCGAAAAGTTCGCCATCTGCACGACATGTTTGTTGATGTGCCATGTGCACTGTTAATGGTGTCGCGGAAAAATCATCAAATTTTGTTTGCCAACGCGTTGGCACAACATGCACTTCAGCTTCAGATACATGGGCGCCTTGTCCAGTTTTCTCCTTGGGTGAGCGCCTCTCAACGCGAGTATTTTTCTGAGCTCATCGATAAAAGTTATCAAGAGCACTCCCGCCAGTTCATCGATTGGCCAGTGGGCGAAGATCATTCAGTACAGATTGAATTTCAAGTCAAGGATACCGTGTTTCAAGGACAAACAGCCTGGATGGTACAAATGCTGATTCATCATGAACGTGCTGAAGCGAATGAGGAACAGCGCACGATTCGAACCGATGATCTGATGCAACAACTCTGGGATGCTTCTCCGGATGCGATCGCGGTTATACAGGATGATGGTTATTGTCGTTCCTGTAATTTATCGTTTGCACATTTGTTAGGTCAGGATGAGATGGCACAAGTGACAGGCCAACGGCTGACTTGGCCGGCACAAGAGGCGCCCTTTTTTCAACAGATGTTTGCGTTGACCGAACAAGATATCGCTGCCAAACAACCCATTCGTTACATCGATCAGTTAGCAAGAGAACCTCGACAATGGTTTGATGTAGTGAAATCTGTTTATCGTTCACCGGCGACCAATCAAGTGCTTGCACTGGTAATTATCCGCGATATTACAGCGTGGTATTCTGGTGAGCCTTCAGCACAGTTGCTCAATGCCCACCACATCCACTCTTTTGATCAACTGACGGGCATTGTCAGCCGCAGGCGTTTTGATGAAACGTTGGAAACACTATGGCATATTCATATTCGAGAGGAGCAACCATTGGCGGTTATCTTGTGTGATGTCGATTGTTTTGAGAGTTACAACCAGCATTATGGTGATGAGCAAGGGGATGAAACGCTATGCACGGTTGCATTGGCGCTGCAACGGGTAATCAGTCGTTCTTCAGATTGTATCGCCCGTTATGATGGTGATCGGTTTGCCTTTATTTTGCCCAATACCCATATTGACGGAGCTTGTTGGGTTGCTGAAAAAATTCATTCTGAATTTAAACAGATTCAGTTGCCTCATCCGGTGTCGGATGTCTCGAACCATGTCACGGTGAGTATGGGAATTGTTTCTCTGGTGCCCAAAACAGATGAGTTGTCCGAACAATTTGTTGCCTACGCGGAACAGGCACTACATCAGGCAAAAATGCAGGGACGTAACCGCACATGTATTTATTATGAATCTTTGGGCAGGCGATAA
- the gltB gene encoding glutamate synthase large subunit, with amino-acid sequence MLNSSGLYTPELEHDACGIGFVAHLKNRKSHQVVTQALDMLARMEHRGGQGCDPCSGDGAGILLQKPHEFLLEETVKLGIRLPSFDQYGVGVVLFPKDEYKREQCRDILERNAKRLDLEILGYRVLPTDNHMLGADPLSSEPQFEHVFISGGPGVTPEELERKLYVLRNYTVRVCLESISNIGDDFYINSMSYKTLIYKGQLTTEQVPQYFLDLQNPTMVTALALVHSRFSTNTFPKWRLAQPFRYIAHNGEINTVRGNLNWMKAREAILESERFTQAEIDMLLPICQEDSSDSSNFDMVLELLVLSGRSLPHALMMMIPEAWQENKKMDAKRRAFYQYHANVMEPWDGPASVCFSDGVMVGATLDRNGLRPSRYTVTKDDFLIMASESGVVDIAADNIQYRGRLQPGKIFVADLEEGRIISDEEIKESVANAQPYEQWVQDNLLSLKSLPEAETGHSQPKPERLLHRQQAFGISSEEVNQIILPLAQTGYEPLGSMGADWPLAILSHQSQHLSHYFKQLFAQVTNPPIDPIRERMVMSLNTYLGKDQNLLNESPAHCRKVELESPVISNAELEKLRAIDNEHLQAKTLDIVFQASGEPGKLERALKRICQYAEDAVIDGYSIILLTDRAVNSNHAAIPGMLAVGAVHHHLIRKGLRAKCGIVIETGDARETHHFATLLGYGANAVNPYLVTETIVDLQQKNKLDQQVDINTLFDNYRKGVNGGLLKIFSKMGISTLQSYHGAQIFEALGISKAVVDKYFTGTVTRIQGLTLDDIAKEVLIRHRLGYPLREIPLQVLDVGGVYQWKQRGEQHLFNPETIHLLQQSTRHQDYAQFKAYAEAVDRQGDKAVTLRSQLEMVKNPAGQIALDDVEPIESIVKRFATGAMSFGSISYEAHATLAVAMNRLGAKSNSGEGGEDPIRFEKKENGDWERSAIKQVASGRFGVTAYYLTNADELQIKMAQGAKPGEGGQLPGDKVDDWIGATRHSTPGVGLISPPPHHDIYSIEDLAQLIFDLKNANRAGRVNVKLVSEAGVGTIASGVAKAKADVVLIAGYDGGTGASPISSIRHTGLPWELGLAETHQTLLKNGLRNRIVVQADGQMKTPRDLAIATLLGAEEWGVATAALVVEGCIMMRKCHKNTCPVGIATQNKTLRERFDGRVEDVVTFFRYMAQGLREIMAELGFRTIDEMVGQANKLKVRSNIEHWKYHNLDLSPLLYMESPRSGDGIYCQTTQNHALENVLDHQLIQVAQPALTQGKAVQAEFPIRNTDRSTGTMLSNEISKVYRDQGLPQLMQVKFTGSAGQSFGAFLNQGVQFEVEGDANDYWGKGLSGGTLILYPNHNTSLVPEENIVVGNVCFYGATSGESYIRGKAGERFCVRNSGARVVVEGIGDHGCEYMTGGVAIILGSTGRNFAAGMSGGVAYVWDTDGDFHNKLNPELVDLDPLDNEDINLLETMLNNHIRFTGSEVAQRFMDNFEQNLQSLVKVMPRDYKAVLQKRAAQQVQATEAEAV; translated from the coding sequence ATGTTAAATTCATCAGGGCTATACACGCCCGAACTGGAGCATGACGCCTGCGGTATCGGCTTTGTCGCCCATTTAAAAAACCGTAAATCCCATCAGGTTGTGACTCAGGCACTGGACATGCTGGCTCGAATGGAACACCGCGGTGGTCAGGGATGTGATCCATGCAGTGGCGACGGTGCAGGGATTCTCCTACAGAAACCTCATGAGTTTCTTCTTGAAGAAACCGTCAAACTCGGGATTCGTCTTCCTTCATTCGATCAATACGGTGTAGGTGTGGTGTTATTTCCGAAGGATGAATACAAGCGCGAACAGTGTCGTGACATTCTAGAAAGAAATGCCAAGCGTCTGGATTTGGAAATTCTCGGATACCGCGTTCTTCCGACCGATAACCATATGTTAGGGGCGGATCCACTCAGTAGCGAACCACAATTCGAACACGTCTTTATCAGTGGTGGCCCGGGCGTCACCCCGGAAGAACTGGAACGCAAACTCTATGTGCTGCGTAACTATACGGTTCGCGTTTGTCTGGAAAGTATCTCCAATATCGGAGATGACTTTTACATCAACTCCATGTCATATAAGACGCTGATCTACAAAGGCCAGCTGACCACCGAGCAAGTCCCGCAGTATTTCCTTGATCTGCAAAATCCCACGATGGTCACTGCGTTGGCCTTAGTGCATTCTCGATTTTCTACCAATACTTTCCCGAAATGGCGTCTGGCTCAGCCTTTCCGTTATATTGCCCATAATGGTGAAATTAATACGGTTCGCGGCAACCTCAACTGGATGAAAGCCAGAGAAGCCATTCTTGAATCTGAGCGGTTTACCCAAGCTGAAATCGACATGCTGTTACCGATTTGTCAGGAGGACAGCTCCGATTCATCAAACTTCGATATGGTACTGGAACTGCTGGTTCTTTCAGGGCGCAGCCTGCCCCATGCGCTGATGATGATGATTCCGGAAGCATGGCAGGAAAATAAAAAGATGGATGCCAAGCGACGGGCATTCTATCAGTATCATGCCAATGTTATGGAACCGTGGGATGGCCCGGCATCAGTCTGTTTCAGTGACGGTGTGATGGTCGGTGCGACATTGGACCGCAATGGCTTGCGTCCTTCCCGCTATACCGTTACAAAAGATGATTTCCTGATCATGGCATCAGAGTCAGGCGTCGTCGATATCGCAGCAGACAATATTCAATACCGGGGTCGCCTCCAACCCGGCAAAATTTTTGTCGCCGATTTGGAAGAAGGTCGGATTATTTCCGACGAAGAGATTAAAGAAAGTGTTGCGAACGCACAGCCTTACGAGCAGTGGGTTCAAGATAATCTACTCAGTCTCAAATCACTTCCCGAAGCAGAAACCGGACACAGCCAACCGAAACCAGAACGATTGCTACATCGCCAGCAGGCGTTTGGCATCAGCAGCGAAGAAGTCAATCAGATTATTCTGCCACTGGCTCAAACCGGTTACGAACCACTCGGTTCTATGGGAGCAGACTGGCCTCTGGCTATACTGTCTCACCAGTCTCAGCATTTATCTCACTATTTCAAACAGTTGTTTGCTCAGGTCACCAACCCACCGATCGATCCGATCCGTGAACGGATGGTCATGTCACTGAACACCTATCTGGGAAAAGATCAAAATCTACTCAACGAGTCACCGGCACACTGTCGCAAAGTCGAACTCGAATCACCGGTCATTTCCAATGCTGAACTCGAAAAACTCAGAGCGATTGATAACGAGCACCTGCAAGCAAAAACGCTGGATATCGTTTTTCAGGCCAGTGGTGAACCGGGTAAACTTGAACGCGCGCTGAAACGCATTTGTCAGTATGCGGAAGATGCCGTCATCGATGGTTATTCGATTATTTTGCTGACTGACCGCGCAGTGAACTCAAACCATGCCGCGATTCCGGGGATGCTGGCTGTCGGTGCGGTCCACCATCACCTGATCCGCAAAGGATTACGGGCCAAATGTGGTATCGTCATCGAGACAGGCGATGCGCGGGAAACCCACCACTTTGCCACGTTACTCGGTTATGGTGCCAATGCCGTCAACCCATACTTAGTCACGGAAACCATTGTCGATCTACAACAGAAGAACAAGTTGGATCAACAAGTAGATATCAATACGCTCTTCGATAACTATCGTAAAGGGGTCAACGGTGGTCTGCTGAAGATTTTCTCGAAGATGGGAATTTCGACCCTTCAGTCTTATCACGGTGCGCAAATTTTTGAAGCGCTGGGGATTAGCAAAGCCGTCGTTGATAAATACTTTACCGGAACAGTGACCCGGATTCAGGGGCTGACACTGGACGACATCGCCAAAGAAGTTCTGATCCGTCACCGCCTTGGCTATCCGTTACGCGAAATTCCGCTGCAAGTCTTAGATGTCGGTGGCGTTTATCAGTGGAAACAACGCGGTGAACAACACTTGTTCAATCCGGAAACGATTCACTTGTTACAGCAATCAACGCGTCATCAAGACTATGCACAGTTCAAAGCATATGCCGAAGCGGTTGATCGTCAGGGTGACAAGGCCGTCACACTTCGCAGCCAGCTTGAAATGGTGAAAAACCCGGCCGGACAGATTGCACTGGATGACGTTGAGCCGATTGAAAGTATCGTCAAACGTTTTGCCACCGGTGCCATGTCATTCGGTTCCATCTCCTACGAAGCGCACGCCACCTTAGCCGTTGCGATGAACCGCCTCGGCGCGAAATCCAACTCCGGTGAAGGCGGTGAAGATCCGATCCGCTTTGAGAAGAAAGAAAACGGCGACTGGGAACGCTCCGCGATCAAACAGGTTGCTTCAGGCCGTTTCGGTGTAACCGCCTATTACCTGACCAATGCGGATGAATTACAGATCAAAATGGCTCAGGGCGCCAAACCCGGAGAAGGCGGACAACTTCCCGGAGATAAAGTTGATGATTGGATCGGGGCAACCCGTCACTCCACTCCGGGTGTCGGTCTGATTTCCCCACCACCACATCACGATATTTATTCTATCGAGGATTTGGCTCAGCTCATATTTGACCTGAAAAATGCAAACCGTGCCGGTCGTGTCAACGTTAAACTGGTTTCTGAAGCCGGTGTCGGCACCATCGCTTCTGGGGTAGCCAAAGCCAAAGCCGATGTCGTGTTGATCGCAGGCTATGACGGTGGTACTGGGGCATCCCCGATTTCATCGATTCGTCATACCGGTCTACCATGGGAGTTAGGGCTGGCTGAAACGCACCAGACCCTGCTGAAAAACGGGCTACGCAACCGAATCGTCGTTCAGGCGGACGGACAGATGAAAACGCCGCGAGATCTGGCGATTGCCACCCTACTCGGTGCTGAAGAATGGGGTGTTGCCACTGCAGCACTGGTGGTCGAAGGCTGTATCATGATGCGTAAGTGTCACAAGAATACTTGTCCGGTCGGCATTGCCACGCAGAACAAAACCCTGCGTGAACGATTTGATGGTCGCGTCGAAGATGTGGTGACATTCTTCCGCTATATGGCGCAAGGACTTCGTGAAATCATGGCAGAACTGGGATTCAGAACCATTGATGAAATGGTCGGTCAGGCCAATAAACTGAAAGTCAGAAGCAACATCGAACACTGGAAGTATCACAACCTTGACCTGAGTCCGCTACTGTATATGGAGTCACCAAGAAGCGGTGATGGTATTTACTGCCAGACGACTCAGAATCATGCTCTGGAAAATGTCTTAGATCACCAGTTGATTCAGGTCGCCCAACCGGCCTTGACGCAGGGGAAAGCCGTTCAGGCTGAGTTTCCGATCCGCAATACAGACCGGAGCACAGGCACCATGCTCTCGAATGAAATTTCGAAAGTATATCGCGATCAAGGCTTACCTCAGCTCATGCAGGTCAAGTTTACCGGCTCTGCCGGTCAGTCTTTCGGGGCATTTCTGAATCAAGGCGTGCAGTTTGAAGTGGAAGGAGACGCAAACGACTACTGGGGCAAAGGTCTGTCCGGTGGCACCCTGATTCTTTATCCAAACCACAATACATCGCTTGTTCCCGAAGAAAATATTGTGGTCGGTAATGTCTGTTTCTATGGCGCAACGTCCGGTGAGTCTTACATTCGAGGGAAAGCCGGTGAGCGTTTCTGTGTCAGAAACTCCGGCGCCCGTGTCGTGGTTGAAGGCATTGGTGATCACGGTTGTGAATATATGACGGGTGGTGTTGCAATCATTTTGGGTTCAACCGGTCGTAATTTCGCAGCCGGCATGAGTGGTGGTGTTGCCTATGTCTGGGATACCGATGGTGATTTCCATAACAAACTCAACCCTGAACTGGTTGATCTGGATCCACTGGATAACGAGGACATCAACTTGCTTGAGACCATGCTCAACAACCATATCCGTTTCACCGGGAGTGAAGTGGCTCAGCGCTTTATGGATAACTTTGAGCAGAACTTGCAATCTCTGGTGAAAGTCATGCCGAGAGATTACAAAGCTGTCCTGCAAAAACGGGCAGCACAACAAGTACAAGCGACGGAAGCGGAGGCCGTGTAA
- a CDS encoding TIGR01212 family radical SAM protein (This family includes YhcC from E. coli K-12, an uncharacterized radical SAM protein.) encodes MKQLHELVNTLGQDLKRRYGERVHKLTLHGGFSCPNRDGTIGRGGCTFCNVASFADEQTQHQSIREQLVARAGEVSRARKYLAYFQAYTSTYAEVERLKQMYQEALCAADVVGLCVGTRPDCVAPGVLELLADYQQQGYEIWLELGLQTAHQRTLKRINRGHDFTCYDQVTRQARALGLKVCTHLIVGLPGESPCDNLETLDQVLNTGTDGIKLHGLHIVEGSVMAKSWRAGRLQAPELSLYVETASDIIRRTPADVIYHRVSASARRPTLLAPLWCENRWLAMTEIERALNQKGGQGSLTGEEFVFPQA; translated from the coding sequence TTGAAACAATTACACGAGCTGGTTAATACATTAGGACAAGATCTGAAACGTCGTTATGGTGAACGGGTCCATAAGTTAACGCTACATGGCGGATTTAGCTGCCCGAACCGGGATGGCACGATAGGGCGGGGCGGGTGCACGTTTTGCAATGTAGCTTCATTTGCGGATGAACAGACTCAGCATCAAAGTATTCGTGAGCAACTGGTCGCCAGAGCGGGCGAAGTCTCGCGTGCCAGAAAGTATCTGGCTTATTTTCAAGCATATACCAGTACCTATGCAGAGGTTGAACGACTCAAACAAATGTATCAAGAAGCGCTTTGCGCGGCAGATGTTGTGGGGTTGTGTGTCGGCACGCGTCCGGACTGTGTGGCTCCCGGAGTGTTGGAACTGCTTGCTGATTATCAACAGCAAGGCTATGAAATATGGCTGGAACTGGGATTACAAACAGCACATCAGCGAACATTGAAACGGATTAACCGGGGCCATGATTTTACTTGCTATGATCAGGTCACAAGACAAGCCCGGGCGTTGGGGCTGAAAGTTTGTACTCATTTGATCGTCGGACTTCCCGGTGAATCACCGTGTGATAACCTTGAAACGCTTGATCAGGTTCTGAATACGGGCACGGATGGGATTAAGCTGCATGGGTTACATATTGTGGAAGGCAGTGTGATGGCAAAGTCTTGGCGCGCTGGCAGACTTCAGGCGCCGGAATTGTCTCTCTATGTTGAAACCGCCAGTGATATCATCCGCCGAACACCGGCCGATGTGATTTATCATCGAGTCTCCGCATCAGCCCGCAGGCCGACACTGCTTGCACCGTTGTGGTGTGAAAATCGCTGGCTGGCAATGACGGAAATTGAACGTGCTCTCAATCAAAAAGGGGGGCAAGGTTCCTTAACCGGCGAAGAATTTGTGTTTCCTCAGGCGTAA